Within the Arthrobacter sp. V1I7 genome, the region CCCATCAGAGTGACGGTGGACCTGGGCGTGAGCACAAGGTTGTACGCGGCCCGCCCGGCCACCCGGACGTCCGCGCCCACCGTCACATCCGAAGTCTCATCGAGTTTGGCCAGCAGAGTATCGGCCAGTTCCGCCGGGGTCCGCACGCTGCCTGGACCCGTCCGCTGGCGTTCGGTGCCCGCCGGCAACTGGGCGTGGGCGGCGGTGTTGTCCCTGGAATTGTAGAACCACAGCTCATTGCCGCGCTTGACGGCATTGCGCTCCGCCATCCGGTCCATCACCTGGATACGGGCATTCTCCGGCCCGTCGAGGTAAACGCGGGCAGTGTGCGGGCCGGAGAGCAGCTCCAACCACGCGGTGTCCGGGGGACCGGCATCCGGTCCGGCCTTCGGCAGCTGCGGCAGGCCGAGCTCAGACGTCTGCTCCAGCGTTCCGGAGAGGGACTTCTCCTGGTGCTGGGCGATCATCGCCAATACTTCCTGCGCCGTCTTGGCCGGCAGCGGGTCACCGGCGCTCGCCGGCATCGAGCCCACCAGCACACCCCCCGCGATCACGGCGGGGACGGCCACAGCCGGGACCCAGCGCAGCCATTTGCGGGTCACCGGGACCGCGCTCCATCGTTGCAGCTCATGATCCAACAGTACGCCCGGAAGATGCCGGGGGCACCCCGGAACGGGACATGGCTCCGGCGAGGGCGGGCCTGGCTCCGGCGAGGGCGCTGCTACTCCAGCACCGAGAGGGTCAGCTCGACGGCCCCCAGCAGGAGCGTCAGGACGGACGTGCCGAGCCCGGCGACGAGCAACAGTCCGGGATGGGCGAGCCCGAGCACCACCCGTCTGAGCCGCGGCCTGCTGCGCAGGAACTTTTTCGGGACCCGGGCTCCGGCCGGATCCTGCTGCCAGCCGCGGAGCCGCCGGAGAAACCAGGCGCAGCGGATGATGAAAGCCAGCCACAACACGGAGACCACAAGGGGAATTGCGGCCAGCAGCAGGTTGAACCCCAGGGAGGTGACCTCCCGCTCCGAGGCGCCGGCGAGCGACTGGATGGTCGTCGAGACGGAGGCACTCATGACCACCGAGAGGCCCCAGACCAGGAACGCCGCTATCAGGGCCAGGAAGCGGACAAAGAAGTGTCCCAGTACCGAATCCCGTCGCGGCTTCAGGAAGCGCCGCGGCGTGGCCTGGAGCAGGGTGAGGCTTGCCAGCAGGGTGGGAAGCGCGGCCATGCCCACCAGGACATACCAGGACCAGCCCGCCAGGTCGACGAATTCATCGGCGACGATCAACGCGCTCCAGAATGCGGCCCAGACCCAGCCTGCTGTGAGCGGACGCCGCACCAGCCACTCCGGCAGCCAGGCGTCGTCGATGTCCGGCCGCGCCAGCGAAAGGGTCGCGGCCTCGGCCGGCGTCCGGCTGTCCGGGCCGCGCTCTTCACTCATGGCCCAACTGTAGCGAGCGCAGGCGCCTGCAGGGGCCCAGAGACGCCTGCAGGGCCCTCGGGCATCGGCTGAGTTGGGTCTGCCGGCGCCTAGGTGCCGGCTCAGTCCAGGGTCACCGTGCCCGGCTCAGGCGGCGTCACGGTGCCGGCGGCGCCGTCGACGGTGATGCTCTGCCCGGTGCGGATCCGGGCGGTGGCGTCCGGGACGCCGACCACCGCGGGAATTCCGTATTCTCGGGCAACAACGGCTCCGTGGGAGTTGGGCCCGCCCATCTCCATGACCAGCCCGCCGGCAGTGAGGAACAGGGGCGTCCAGCCCGGGTCCGTGGACGGCGCCACGAGGATTTCGCCCGGTTCCAGGCGCGCCCCCTGCGGGTCCAGGATCACGCGGGCCCGGGCCGTGACCGTGCCCGCTGACGCCGGCGCGCCGGTCAGGGTTCCCTCGGCCACGCCGTCTCCGCCGGCACCGGCGCCTGCTGTTGCGCCTGCTGTCCCGGCTGCTGTCCCGGCTGCTGTTGCGGCTGCGCGGGTCGGCAGCGCCTCGGGCTCGGTACCGTCCGACAGCAGCACCCGGGGAATGTGACGCCGGCCCAGCTCCTCTGCGTAGGCGTTGCGACGCTGCTCCCACGACGCCATGAAAAGGCCGGCCGCCGAGTCCGGCCCGGGCCTCTGCGAGATCCAGGAAGAAGACATCATCGGCGGCTCCAATGCGGCCCAGCGCCACCAGCTCCGCCCCGACCTGGGCGAGCTGCTCCCGCACCGCAGCCAGGGCCTCTACGATGTGGTACTTCGGCAGTTCACGCAGTCCGGCGAGCAGGCGGGTCCGTTTCAACGCGGCACGCACCAGCGCGCCCCGCAGCCGGCTCCGTTCCCGGGCCACCGTGGCGAGCCTGTCCACATGTTCCTCCGCCGCGCGCGCCGCCTTGCGGAACTGCCGGTCCGGGGCCAGGAGGGGATCGTCCAACCGCAGATAGTTCGCCAGGACGCCGAGGATGTGGGAGGGGTCCTCGGACCAGCGGGGCATCCCGAGGTCAATTTCGGCCACGGCCCGGTGCCCGTAGCGGCTTAGGAAGCCGGCGAGCCCGGACTGCACGACGACGGGAAGCTCGCGCGCGCGGTAGCGGCGGGCCAGTTCCGGAACCGCGGTGTCGGTGAATACGGTGGCGGACCCGGCGTCGGCCCGGATGGCGGCGGCGAGCTGCCAGAGGGCCAGATCCATCTCGGTGGTGACGTTGTTCGGCAGCCCCCGCAGGACGGCCTGCAGCTCGCCCGGTTCGGCGCGGCGGCCGAGCATCTTGCCGGCGGCGGCCAGCAGGGCGAACCCGAGGGCGGGAAGGGGAACGATGTTGGGGACGACCGGGAACAGTTCCCGGCCCAGAATGCGCTCGGCGTGGTCCAGCCGCTGCACGGGCGTGGCGTCTGCCGGCACTGCAAGGGCCGCCCTGAACCGCGCGCCGAACCGTTCGACGTGGCGCAGGGCCGCCTCGGGGGAGACCAAAGCGCGGAGCAGCGACTCCGGGACCCGGCCGCGGGCGGCGACCGGAAGGATGTGCTTCAGGACCGGCCAGGGCGACCTGATCGCGACGGAGAACCTGGGATCGTCGAAGAGCCGGCGAAGCACCGCCGCGGAGCGCGCCTCCATCATGTCGAAAACCCGCGGAATAACCGCGCGGCCCGTGGAGCTGCGGGCCACGGGTGTCAGGTCAAAAAAGATGCGCTGCCCCGCCTGGACATAGGGGGAAGGGCCGGCGGACGGTTCGGGGACGTCAAAACGTGCCGCCTGCGCCATGGAGGAGGCAATCCGCCGGAAGCCCGCGAGCCCCATGGGTGTCAGCGGGCGGGTGAGGCCCTGGGCGAGGCTGAGACACAGGTAGACCCGTGGGCCGTCCCCGGAAGGCGGCTTCTCCGGGAGCGGGTAGAGCGTGGTGATGGGCCGGGACTGGGTCAGCCAGGCCGTGCCTTCCTGGTCGATGGCCCATTCGAGGTCCTGCGGCGAGCCGAAATGGACCTCCGCGCGGCGGCCCAGCAGTTCCAGCGCGGCCAGCTGGCTGTCGGTCAGGCAGGGCGCGGACACCCCGGCGGCCCGTTCGATCCGTTCGGTTCCCCCGCCGGGCAGGGGCCGGATGGCCACGGCTTTGCTCCCGATCCGGCGTTCCAGAATTCTTCGCGTTGCGCCGTCCACGACGAAGTGGTCCGGGTTCACGGCCCCGGAAACGACCGCCTCACCGAGGCCCGGGCTGGCATCAATGACCGCCTCATGCCGTCTCCCGGTGACCGGGTTCGCGGTGAAAAGCACTCCGGCGACGGCGGCGTCGACCATCCGCTGGACCACGACTGCCAGCGCCACGGTCGAGGGGCTGATCCCGTGGGTGGCGCGGTAGCTCACCGCCCGGTCCGTCCACAGCGAGGCCCAGCACCGGCGGACGGCGGCGAGCACGGCTTCAGCGCCGACCACGTTCAGGAAGGTGTCCTGCTGCCCGGCGAAACTGGCGAACGGCAGGTCCTCGGCCGTCGCGGAGGACCGCACGGCAACCGGGACGTCCGTGCCGAGGGCCGTGTAGGAGGCCGTGACCGCATCGGCGATCCCCGCCGGAACGGCAGCGCCAAGGGCCAGGCCGCGGGCGGACGCGGCCAGCCCGGCCAGCGCAGGGAGATCATCGGTTGCGGTCGCAGCGAGTCCGCGGTGGACCTGCTCGAGTCCCGTGGGCGCCATCGCCTCCCGGTAAGCCTTGGTTGTCACGCAGAACCCGGCCGGCACCGGCAGTCCGGCGCATAGCAACTCGCCCAGGTTCGCTGCCTTTCCGCCGACCTCGGCAAGCATGTCCTTGCCGACCAGCTCCAGCCCGAGCACCAGCCGGTGCTGCGGCTCCGGCCGGTGCGGAGGCTCACGCCGCCGCGAATCCGTGCTGCGGAGCCGCTCCACGGGCCGGCCTCCCTTCGGCGCGGAGGATTACGGGCCTGTCAGCGGCCCAGGATGGGGCCGAAGGAGGCCCGGTCCGCCAGCCGCGGATCGTCCCGGTCGGGGACCACCAGAACCGGGCCTTTGGCGTGGTGCAGGATGCCGTCCGACGTCGACCCGAGCAGCATTCCCGTGAACCCGCCGCGGCCGCGGGTTCCGACGACCACGAGTTCGACGTGTCGGCTGGCCTCAACGAGGATGTCCACCGGGGAGCCGTCCACGAGCTGGGTCTCCACCGTCAGCCGGGGAAAGTGGCTCTTGAGCCAGGCCACGCCGGCGTCGAGCTGGACCTTGATGTCGGCGAAGAGTGCTTCCCGGTCCATCGGGGCGGGAACCCAGGCGAGCGATCCGTTGTACTGGGGTACGGCGCAGACCAGCCGGAGCGGTGCCGAGAACCGCTCGGCCTGGGCGGCCGCCTCCAGCACAGCCACGCGGGCCTGTTCGGAGCCGTCGACCCCCACGACCACCACGTTCTCGATCGGCTGGTGCCCGGACTTCGCCCGTTCGGCCAGGATGTGTTTGTCGTCGGTGGTTTCACCGAGCCGGTCGGCGCAGATCAGCGGGACGGTGACCGTGGGGCATTTCGCATGGGCGGGCAAGGCGCTGCTGACGGAACCGAGCAGCCGGCCCACGAAACCGCCGCGCCCGCGGGTTCCGAAGACGAGGAGTTCGGCGGTCTCGGACATTTCCAGGAGCACACCGGATGCATCGCCGTTTTCGACGGAGGCGTCGACGTCGATGTTGTAGCCGGCGACCTTGTCCAGCGCCTGCTTCAGGATGGCTTCCGCACCTTCGCGAATCACCGAATCGTCCACCGTGGCGTAACCGCCGTCGAGCCCGGAAGCGGCGAAGATCGGGACGGAGTAGGCGGTCACAATGTGCAAGGGACGCTGGCGGCGTTCAGCCTCACGGGCAGCCCACACGAGGGCGCAGTGGCTGTGGTCCGAACCGTCCACGCCGACCACGATCCCCCGGGGAGCGGAAGGTCCCCGGGTTTCCCCTGCCGGATCCGGATGAACCTGTTCTCGGCCCATGGGTCCGCCTCCTCGCGATTCTTGCCTGATGTTGCCGCTATTCTGCCAGAGGTATCGGCGCGCATTGTCCGCATGCGCCGATCAACGGCGTCGAGGTCCGGATGCAGCAGGCAACAACCCCTGTTTTCCCAACTATTCTCGGTTAATCGGCAACTGGCAAGCATGCCGACGGGCTCCCGTGCGGACGGGCCAGGCAAAGGTTTTACCCAGTGTTAACATCCCATCCGGCGGGGCGGAAAGCCGCGGTTTTGCAGTCCCCACCCGGGCCGGAACCACCGGAACGGCTGATCCGGGGCATGTTCGGCGGGCCCTATCCATGGCCGGGAATCTTAGGTAGTCTACGAGGCATCGCTGAACCGAGACACTAGTTTCAGAACGCGGCTCCGCACGGGGCCGGTATCCGGATCGGTCAACGAAATGCGTCGGCGTATTGCCCCACTGCGGGCACCATTGGAGAAAGGACACTGTAGTGTCGAGCATGCCTGTGCCTGGGGGTATCGAGCGGACCACCGCGGTAATCATCGGCACCGGCCTTTCCGGCCTGGCAGTCGCCAGTGAATTGCGACGCCGCGGGGTGGACTGCATCATTGTGGATGGTCTGGACCTGCTGGGAGCGGGCCATCCGGCGAACACGTCCTCCCTCCAGCGTTGCGACGCGGCAGATGCAGCAACGCTCCGGGAACGCAATGAAATCCTGCGGCACCTGAGGAATTACGCCACCAGCCACAAACTGGATGTCCGCAACAACATCCGGGCCCTTCAGCTGGACCACCTGGGCGCCGGGGACGCCGGGTCCCCCACGCAGCAATGGGCCGTCCGCACGCCTGGCGGTGTCCTGCTGGCAGACCATTTGGTCCTGACCCGGTGTGCCCACAGCCAGCTCCGCCGCATGCTCTCCGAACTCGGCGTCGCAGCCGGGCAGAACCTGATGGCTGCCATGCATGCTCTCGGGATGTATCTGGTGGGCGTGGGCGAGCTGATCACCCCTACGCCGAAGGAAGTCCTGCGCCAGGCCAAGGTGGTGGGCAATGCGATCTCCGCCAAAGTCCATCCGGGCGGCTTCCCGGCTGTACTGTCCGCCGGGTTTGCCCTGGCGGCGCCCGCCTGAACAGGCTGCAGGCCGCCTGACCCGCCGCGGCCCCTGCTTCAGCGGCAGCCACCTCGACGGCAGGCGCTTCGGTCAGCGCTCCCCGTCCCGGATCCGGCCCGCGGACCCTTGTTCCTGACTGCGTTCGCCTGCACCGCCGGCGTCCGGTCCGGTGACGCCGTCGTCGTTCACCCTGTCGTCTCTTTCCCCGACGTCGTTGCCCTCGCCGCCCGGGGTAAGGCGCCATTTTGCCATCAGCGCCAGGGTGACCAGGATCCCCACGGCCGTTCCAACGAAAATCACGAGGCTCCACGGGAACGGCTCGGCGGCGTCCGGCAACGGCACCGAGGTTCCCGTGACGCCGGGCTGGGGGGTGGTCAGCGTGGGGACCACAGGGGCCGCCGTCGAACCTGACGCGCCCGCCGTGGCGGTAAAGCTGAAGCTGCCTTCGATGGGGTGGGAGTCGGAGCTGACCACGCGCCACGCCACGGTGAACGCTCCGGCGGGGGCGCCCGGCTTGAGCGCCTGCGAGGCGACGTTGTCCACGATCTCCACGTTGCCCTCAGCCCAACTGTTTCCCGCGGCGTCGGTCACCACGATTTGGGATCCCAGCGTCAGGGGGTTCTTGTTGAAGGTGATCGAGACCTTCTCCGGCGGCATTGCCACGGTGGCACCCGGGGCGGGGCTGGTGGATTCCGCGGCGTCGTGCGCGGACGCCGGAGCCGCGGCCCCGACCAGGGCGGAGACGAGGATCATGGCACCGAGCACGGCGCCCAGAAGCTGTCGGATCAGGCGCATGGGTTGACTACTCCTCTTGTTGGCTTGCTTACAGACTAGGCGAAATCGCCGAGTCGGCCGGGTCGCGGCCAATAGGATTCAAGTAACCACCCATATCTCCCGGAGGACCAATGCTGAAGCAGGGCTCTGCACTCGACCGGTATTTCAAGATTTCCGAGCGGGGATCGAACTTCTCGCGCGAGATCCGTGGCGGCTTCGCTACGTTCTTTGCGATGAGCTACATCGTGGTGCTGAATCCGCTCATCCTCTCCGGTCCCGATTCCTCCGGCGCAACCCTCGGCTTTCCCGCCGTCGCCGCAGTCACCGCTTTTGTCGCCGGCATCCTCACCATCCTGATGGGGGCCTGGGCCAAGCACCCCTTCGCGATGGCAACCGGCCTAGGCGTCAACGCCTTCGTCGCCGTCACGGTGGCCACTAACCCGGGCCTGACGTGGCCGGACATGATGGGCCTCGTGATGCTCTCCGGCGTCACCATGCTGATCCTCGTCCTGACCGGCTTCCGGACCGCCGTGTTCAAGGCCGTCCCGGAAGGGCTGAAGACCGCGATCGTGGTGGGCATCGGGCTTTTCATCGCCCTGATCGGACTCGTCAACGCGGGCTTCGTGCGGCGCATCCCGGACGTCGCCGGCACCACCGTTCCGGTCGGCCTGGGCTTCGACGGCAAGCTTCTGGGCTGGCCCACCCTCGTGTTCGTCTTCGGGCTGATCCTGACCATCGCGCTCGTGGTCCGCAAGGTCAAGGGCGCGATCCTGATCGGCATCGTCGTCTCGACCATCCTGTCCGTGATCCTGGAATTCACCCTGCACATCGGCCCCAGCTTTGACGGCAAGAGCTTCAACCCGCAGGGCTGGTCCCTCGTGGCCCCGAAGTTCTCGGAATGGGCTGCCCCGGACCTGTCCCTAATCGGCAAGGCCAACCCGTTCGGCGCCTTTGAGCATCTGGGCTTCGTCGCCGCAACGCTGCTGGCCTTCGTGATCCTGCTGAGCATCTTCTTCGACGCCATGGGCACCATGGTGGGCCTGGCCACCGAGGCTGGCACCATCGACAAGGACGGCAACATTCCCAACGTTGACCGCGTGCTGCAGGTGGACGCGCTCGGCGCCATCCTGGGCGGCGGAACGTCCGTGTCCTCGAACCAGATCTATGTCGAATCCGGCGCGGGCATCGGCGAAGGCGCCCGGACCGGGCTGGCCTCGATCGTCACCGGCCTGCTGTTCCTCGTGGCCATGTTCTTCACCCCGCTGATCAACCTCGTCCCGTTCGAGGCCGTGGCGCCCGCACTGGTGATCGTCGGCTTCATGATGGTCGCCCAGGTCGGCAAGATCGACTGGCAGGACTGGGGCATCGCGATCCCGGCGTTCCTGACCTTCACCCTGATGCCGTTCACCTACTCGATCGCCAACGGCCTCGGCGCGGGCTTCATCGCCTTCGTCCTGATCCGCTCCTTCCAGGGCCGGGCCCGCGAGGTGCACCCGCTGATGTGGGCCGTGGCCGCGGCGTTCCTGCTGTTCTTCGCCATCGGCCCGATCGAAGCAGCACTCGGAATGCACTAGGCACGCTCGGTGCCCTCCCCGCCGGCCCCCGCCCGCGCGCCCTGGTCTGTCCGCCGAAACGACGCTTCGCGGCAGTGCGTTTTCAAAAACACGGCCGCAACCTGTCATCTCGGCGGCGTTTAGGGGCGATTTCCGGGATACCGGACAGCCCGGCGGCGGCGCTGCTGGTTTTCCGGCCCGGGCTGCGGTGAGCTAGGGGCATGGTTTCTCCCGCACTCCCCGTGGATGTCCCGCCGCAGCCCTGGACCGGCCGGTTCGACGGCGAAAGCGTCGAGCACCGCCGCTGGTGGCAGGCCGTGACCCCGCACTCCCCGCGCACCCTCCCCACGACGGCCGCTGCCGCGCCGGGTGTGCCGCCGGCTGTGGTCCTCGGCTTCGGCAGCGACGCCGGCGTGCGCCGTAACAAGGGCCGCACCGGCGCCGCCGCCGCCCCCGATGCCATCCGCGCCGCCCTCGGCCCGCTCGCGTTCCACCTGTCCCGGGACGTGTACGACGCCGGGAACGTCACCGTCGCCGGGGACGCGCTCGAGGCCGGGCAGGCGCGGGCAGGACTCGCCATCACCAGGCTGCTCGACGCCGGCAGGCTTCCCGTGGTGCTGGGCGGCGGGCACGAGACCGCCTTCGCGAGCTACCTCGGCGTGGCCGGTTCGGCCGCGGTCCGGGAGGGCCTGCGGGTGGGCGTGCTGAACCTGGATGCCCACTTCGACCTCCGCGACGAGCCCGTGCCCAGCTCCGGCACCCCGTTCCTGCAGATGGCCCGCGCGGAAGCCGCCGCGGGCCGCGAACTGCGGTACGCCGTCGTCGGGATCTCCGAACCGAACAACACCCGTGCGCTGTTCCGCACCGCCGGAGAACTCGGCGTGGACTATCTGCTGGATGAGGACTGCTCGGCGGAGGCCGCGCACGCCTTCGTGGCCGCCTTCCTGGCGCAGGTGGACGCGTTGTATCTGACCATCGATCTTGACGTGCTGCCCGCATCGGTGGCGCCGGGCGTGAGCGCGCCGGCCGCCTACGGCGTGCCGCTGCCGGTGATCAGCGCGGTCTGCCGGCAGGTCGCCGCGAGCGGGCAGCTTCTGCACCTGGACATCGCGGAGCTGAACCCGGAATTCGACATCGACGGCCGCACGGCAAAGGTGGCGGCGCGGCTGATCAATACGCTGCTGCGGTAGGGCGGCCAGGAACGGGGGGCGGGTCCGTCAGATCGGTGTCTTCGGCGCCTGGCCTTTATCGCCGCGCTCCGCTTCGGCCTTCAGTTCGCGGAGCCGGTCCAGCCGGTTCATGACCGGAGCTGTTGTCGCCCCGTGCACCACGATGGAGGCCGCCACGACGAGGCCGATGATCGCCCACAGCTGCTCGGCCTGAGCACTGAAATCGCCCTCGCCGAGGGCGTAGGCGAGGTAGTAGAGGGAGCCGATCCCGCGGATGCCGAAGAAGGAGATGGCGATCCGTTCCCGCGGGCCGGTCTTGCCCCGCGCCAGGGCCAGCCAGCCCGACAGCGGCCGGACCAGCAGCAGGAACACGAGCGCCACCAGGATCTCCGGCCAGCCGATGCCCGCCAGCAGGCCCCGCGCGATCGCGCCGCCGAGCAGCACCAGGATGACCACCGTCATGAGCCGTTCGAGCTGTTCGACATAGGAGTGCATCACGCGGTGGAAGCCGTGCGTCCGTTCCGCGGCCCGGATCGTTACGGCGCACACGAACACGGCGATGAACCCGTAGCCTTCGACCATCTCGGTCACACCGTAGGCCAGGAAGGTCGCCGCCAGCGCCACGAAGCCTTGGGAGTGGGCGGAGAGCCGGATGCTCTCGTGCCGGGCGGAGAAGAAGATCCGGCCCAGCGCCTTGCCTGCCAGCCAGCCGAGCAGCACACCGACGGCGATCCGCCAGAGGACGTCCACGGCGAACCAGGAGCCGAACCACTGGGACGGTGCCGCGCCAACCAGGCTGATGGCGATGGCCAGGTAGACGAAGGGAAACGCGAATCCGTCGTTCAGGCCGGCCTCGGAGGTAAGGCTGAAGCGGACCTCGTCCTCACCGCGCTCGGATTCGCTCTCGTCATCGGCAGGCTCCCCCACCTGGACTTCGGAGGCGAGGACCGGATCGGTGGGTGCGAGGGCGGCGCCGACCAGCAGCGCGGCGCCGAGGCCGAGTCCGAGCACCCCGAGCCCGAGCAGGGTCAGCGCCGCAATGCAGATGGGCATCGCCAGGCCGAGCATCCGCCAGGTGGTGGACCATTGGCGCCGTCCCAGCGGGCGGTCCAGGGCGAGGCCTGCACCCATCAAGGAGATGATGACGCACACTTCGGTCAGGTGCGTGGTGAATTCCCCGTATTGCAGGGGGTCCGGATCCGGCAGGCCCGGCATGAGGGTGAAGGCCAGCATCCCCGCGGCCAGGAACACCATCGGCATGGACAACGGCGCGTTGCGCAGCAGTTTGGGCAGTACAGCGGCGGCGAAGACGGCCAGGCCTGCCGCCGTGAAGACGATACTGGGAGCCTCAAACACGTGCTGTCCCTCCTGCCGCGGCCCGGATCCCCGGGGATGAGTCGGGGCGCCGTCCCTACGGACCGGCGCCCCTCCCACCAAGATACTCGCGTGCGGCGTCTACAGCCGCTGACGGCTAACCGCGCCGCACGTCAACACCGTCGGACTTCAGGAAGAGCAGCGTCTCGGACGGGTCCGCCGGGACCAGCCAGAGGACATTGCCGCTCACTGAAACTTCTTCAACCTCACCGGCGGCCAGAACCTGTGCGTGCTTGAGGATCTCGACCCGGTCACCCGCCTTGAGGCTTCTCCAGTCGGAAACCGTGGCGGCGGATACCTGGCGTCTGGAAAGAACTGTCCCGCGTGCTTTCATGAACTTCTACCCCTTTGTATACGTTCTTCGCCACAACATCGTTGGTGTGTACTTCTATTTGTACTACAGTCCCGGCGCCCCCGCCTGCCGCGTTGCCGAGTATTTCGGAGCGCCGGGAATTATTCAGCCAAACTGCATTTGTTCTTGCTCAGGCGAGATTCCCGACGGCGGATTCGGCCGCCGCCCGGACCTTGCCGGAGGCGACGAGCAGGTCCGCCGCCTCCAGTTCCGGCGACAGGAACCTGTCCGTCCCCGGGCCGTCGACGACGTCGCGCAACGCAGCGATCACGGCGGCGCCCGCGGGCCCCGGAGTGAGTTCGCCGCCGGAGAGCTGGGTGCGGATGTCGAGCGCCCGGGCCGAGGTGACGAGTTCGATCGCCAGTACGCGGCGCAGGTTCTCGACGGCACGGCGGAGCTTGCGGGCCGCGTGCCAGCCCATCGAGACGTGGTCCTCCTGCATCGCGGAACTCGGGATCGAGTCCACCGACGCCGGGACGGCCAGCCGTTTGTTGTCCGAGACGAGCCCGGCCTGGGTGTACTGGGCGATCATCAGCCCGGAGTCGACGCCCGGGTCCGCGGCCAGGAAGGCCGGCAGTCCGTGCGAGCGGGCCGGGTCCAGCATCCGGTCCGTGCGCCGCTCGGCAATGGAGCTGAGGTCCGCAACGACGATGGCCAGGAAGTCGAGCACGTACGCGACCGGTGCGCCGTGGAAGTTGCCGTTCGAGCTGACCCGGCCGTCCGGCAGCACCACCGGGTTGTCGATCGCGGCGGCTAGTTCGCGGGAGGCGACCAGTGCGGCGTGGTCCACGGTGTCGCGGACGGCGCCGGCCACCTGGGGTGCGCAGCGCAGTGAGTAAGCATCCTGGACCTTGGTGTCGTTGACCCGGTGCGAGGCCACGATCGGCGAGTTGGACAGGACCCGCAGCATGTTGTCCGCGGAGGCGGCCTGGCCCGGGTGCGGGCGCAGCGCGGCGTGCAGCTCGGGCAGGAACACCTGGTCCGTGCCGAGCAGCGCCTCGACGCTGAGCGCGGCGGTGATGTCCGCCGTCGTGAGCAGCTGGCGGATGTCCGCGATGGCCATCAGGAGCATGCCGAGCATGCCCTCGGTGCCGTTCACGAGGGCCAGGCCCTCCTTTTCCGCGAGGGTGACGGGATCGATCCCGTGCGCGGCGAGGAGCGCGGCGACCGGGCGGCCGTCCCTGGTGCCGTACAGTTCCCCGTCCGGTCCCGTGGCCTCGCCTTCGCCCATCAGCACGAGGGCGCAGTGGGACAGCGGGGCGAGGTCGCCGGAGCAGCCGAGGGAACCGAATTCGCGGACCACGGGGGTGATTCCGGCGTTGAGGACATCCACCATGGTCTGCAGCACCACGGGCCGGACACCGGTGCGGCCGGAGGCGAGGGTCTTGGCGCGCAGGAACATGATGCCGCGGACCACCTCGCGCTCCACGGCCGGGCCCATCCCGGCGGCGTGGCTGCGGATCAGGGACTTCTGCAGCTGGGTGCGCAGTTCGTTGGGGATGTGCCGGTTGGCCAGCGCGCCGAAGCCGGTGGAGATGCCGTACGCGGGGACCTCACTGTGCGCTAGGTCGTCAATGTGGGCGCGGACCTTCGCGACGGCCTCGAGGGCGTCCTGGCTGATGGTCACCTTGGCGTTGTGGCGGGCGACGGCGACGACGTCCTCGGGCGTGACGCCGCTGGAGCCGAGGGTGACGGTGAGCGGTTCGTGGGTCAGTACAGACATGATGTTCCTACTTCTTTGCTTCTGCGGAGTCTGCCGACTCCGACATGGGGATGCGGACGCCGCGTTCCTGGGCGACCTCGACGGCGCGGTCGTAGCCTGCATCGGCGTGGCGGATGACGCCCATACCGGGGTCGTTGGTGAGGAGGCGTTCGAGCTTCTGCGCGGCGAGGTCGGTGCCGTCGGCGACGGACACCTGGCCGGCATGGATGGAGCGGCCGATCCCGACTCCGCCGCCGTGGTGGAGGGAAACCCAAGTGGCGCCGGAGGCGGTGTTGAGCAGG harbors:
- a CDS encoding sodium:proton antiporter; amino-acid sequence: MFEAPSIVFTAAGLAVFAAAVLPKLLRNAPLSMPMVFLAAGMLAFTLMPGLPDPDPLQYGEFTTHLTEVCVIISLMGAGLALDRPLGRRQWSTTWRMLGLAMPICIAALTLLGLGVLGLGLGAALLVGAALAPTDPVLASEVQVGEPADDESESERGEDEVRFSLTSEAGLNDGFAFPFVYLAIAISLVGAAPSQWFGSWFAVDVLWRIAVGVLLGWLAGKALGRIFFSARHESIRLSAHSQGFVALAATFLAYGVTEMVEGYGFIAVFVCAVTIRAAERTHGFHRVMHSYVEQLERLMTVVILVLLGGAIARGLLAGIGWPEILVALVFLLLVRPLSGWLALARGKTGPRERIAISFFGIRGIGSLYYLAYALGEGDFSAQAEQLWAIIGLVVAASIVVHGATTAPVMNRLDRLRELKAEAERGDKGQAPKTPI
- the hutH gene encoding histidine ammonia-lyase — protein: MSVLTHEPLTVTLGSSGVTPEDVVAVARHNAKVTISQDALEAVAKVRAHIDDLAHSEVPAYGISTGFGALANRHIPNELRTQLQKSLIRSHAAGMGPAVEREVVRGIMFLRAKTLASGRTGVRPVVLQTMVDVLNAGITPVVREFGSLGCSGDLAPLSHCALVLMGEGEATGPDGELYGTRDGRPVAALLAAHGIDPVTLAEKEGLALVNGTEGMLGMLLMAIADIRQLLTTADITAALSVEALLGTDQVFLPELHAALRPHPGQAASADNMLRVLSNSPIVASHRVNDTKVQDAYSLRCAPQVAGAVRDTVDHAALVASRELAAAIDNPVVLPDGRVSSNGNFHGAPVAYVLDFLAIVVADLSSIAERRTDRMLDPARSHGLPAFLAADPGVDSGLMIAQYTQAGLVSDNKRLAVPASVDSIPSSAMQEDHVSMGWHAARKLRRAVENLRRVLAIELVTSARALDIRTQLSGGELTPGPAGAAVIAALRDVVDGPGTDRFLSPELEAADLLVASGKVRAAAESAVGNLA